A portion of the Jatrophihabitans sp. genome contains these proteins:
- a CDS encoding MFS transporter gives MTSTSTGPEEAVEAAPRPSLWRNRDFVMFWLGESISLFGTQVTTLALPLTAVLVFNASTEQVGLLRFAQLVPYFGLALLFGVWVDRVRRRPVMLFANLLRMALIALVPLLSYTDHLSMTPLLLIAGGIGIASVLFDVSWMSYVPSLIRDPKDYVEAYAKLGVTSSSADVAGPGIAGMLVGALTAPIALIVDACSYFASLITLMLIKAEEKPPPPVANRRLRTELAEGWNWVLRDRILRPLVLMGPACNFCMISVQTLFIVYAIREAGLSPFMLGFVLSASAVGGLLGASISRKVIGRFPLGRVYLYSMAAIFLAPALIPLADGPKQVVAVMFVASFFISYLGLGVVQVVMISLRQTCTPAALMGRMNAVFRMLLFGGGAVAGPIGGFIAGAVGLRTALAILAVISASLLVPLALSPVSALKELPAPAVDALK, from the coding sequence ATGACCTCGACGAGCACTGGCCCGGAGGAAGCTGTCGAGGCGGCTCCGCGGCCGTCATTGTGGCGTAATCGCGACTTCGTCATGTTCTGGCTGGGTGAGTCCATCTCCCTGTTCGGGACCCAGGTCACGACGCTCGCCCTCCCCCTGACCGCGGTGCTCGTGTTCAACGCGAGCACCGAGCAGGTCGGCCTGTTGCGCTTCGCGCAGCTGGTGCCTTACTTCGGTCTGGCCCTGCTGTTCGGGGTGTGGGTCGACCGGGTGCGACGGCGGCCGGTGATGCTGTTCGCCAACCTCTTGAGGATGGCGCTCATCGCGCTGGTGCCGTTGCTGTCCTACACCGACCATCTGAGCATGACTCCATTGCTGCTCATCGCCGGAGGCATCGGAATAGCGTCGGTGCTCTTCGACGTGAGCTGGATGTCGTACGTGCCCAGCCTGATTCGAGACCCGAAGGACTACGTCGAGGCGTACGCGAAGCTCGGTGTCACCTCCTCCTCGGCCGATGTGGCCGGCCCGGGCATCGCCGGAATGCTGGTGGGCGCGCTGACGGCGCCGATAGCCCTGATCGTCGACGCCTGTTCCTACTTCGCCTCGCTGATCACGCTGATGCTGATCAAGGCGGAGGAGAAGCCTCCCCCGCCGGTCGCCAATCGGAGACTGCGCACCGAACTGGCCGAGGGCTGGAACTGGGTGCTTCGCGACCGCATCCTGCGTCCGCTGGTCTTGATGGGCCCGGCCTGTAACTTCTGCATGATCTCGGTGCAGACGCTGTTCATCGTCTACGCCATCCGCGAAGCCGGCCTGTCCCCGTTCATGCTCGGGTTCGTGCTGTCGGCCTCAGCCGTCGGCGGCCTGCTGGGCGCCTCGATCTCCCGCAAGGTGATCGGTCGGTTCCCGCTCGGACGGGTGTACCTCTACTCCATGGCGGCGATCTTCCTGGCGCCGGCCTTGATCCCGCTAGCCGATGGGCCCAAGCAGGTCGTGGCCGTGATGTTCGTCGCGTCGTTCTTCATCAGCTACCTCGGCCTCGGCGTGGTTCAGGTCGTGATGATCAGCCTGCGCCAGACGTGTACGCCGGCCGCGCTGATGGGCCGGATGAACGCGGTCTTCCGAATGCTGCTGTTCGGAGGTGGCGCGGTGGCCGGCCCGATCGGTGGCTTCATCGCCGGCGCTGTCGGCTTGCGGACCGCGCTGGCGATCCTCGCAGTGATCTCGGCGAGCCTGCTCGTGCCGCTGGCGCTGTCGCCGGTCAGCGCGCTGAAGGAGTTGCCTGCGCCTGCGGTGGACGCCCTGAAATAG
- a CDS encoding immune inhibitor A domain-containing protein codes for MHLLTYGVLGAVAATLTSMAAIPSATAAPARAESPAAASRSDNRPGPLTARQDSRRKAAQKLILSGKASPGEDGVVQLADDKYYQAAVTGTGHVFTILSEFGASGSGKLGTTPGPLHNSIARPDRSLDNSTVWTSDFNRAHYLDLLFGAGESFKNFYTAQSAGAYTVDGDVSDWVQVSGNASTYGDNTVEDTGGAWQFISDSGNAWYAAQVAAGRSEADIKAQLASFDVWDRYDYDSDGNFDESDGYLDHFQAVHAGEGEDGNGGEDAIWSHRWYVNQTDYGLTGPTVNGTQVRFGGAQIGNTGYWIGDYTVEPENGGLGVFAHEFGHDLGLPDLYDTNGGDNGTGFWTIMSAGSWLSHGTVDIGSTPDHMGPWEKLQLGWLSYSVVSPGQNGSYTLSPAAVQTTGQAQALVVDVPDQAVQKTLATPHSGSYAWWTSSADDLNTTLTRSLNLSGVRTATVQASAWYDIEDGYDYLHAEYSTNNGSTWTEVGSPLTGSSNGRWGTLRYSVPGGQQTLFRFRFQSDSGVHLANAFLDDITVKSGGATLLTDNVESGDNGWSAVGGFKRSTGTESTSGDRYYLAENRAYVGYDATLRTGPYQFSRGITAPNYVERFPYQDGMLVWAVDETYTDNNTVDHQGHGLALPVDARPAPFTYSDGTMPGNRRQPFDATFGLQATDAVALHKEVTVGTGKNATVQTLTASAPSNAGIPTFTDSVRDAYWSSANPLSSALVAGHGVKITVTSQVTNGALTVTVNNPVA; via the coding sequence GTGCACCTACTCACCTACGGCGTTCTAGGCGCCGTGGCCGCCACGCTCACCAGCATGGCGGCCATCCCTTCAGCCACCGCGGCGCCGGCTCGGGCCGAGTCGCCAGCGGCGGCGAGCCGTTCGGACAACCGCCCCGGACCTCTGACTGCCCGCCAGGACTCCCGGCGCAAGGCGGCGCAGAAGCTCATCCTGTCCGGCAAGGCATCGCCCGGTGAAGACGGCGTCGTCCAACTGGCCGACGACAAGTACTACCAGGCGGCGGTGACCGGCACCGGCCACGTCTTCACCATCCTCTCCGAGTTCGGCGCCTCGGGTAGCGGCAAGCTCGGCACCACGCCAGGGCCGCTGCACAACTCGATCGCGCGACCGGATCGCAGCCTCGACAACAGCACGGTGTGGACGAGCGACTTCAACCGCGCGCACTACCTCGACCTTCTCTTCGGCGCCGGCGAGTCGTTCAAGAACTTCTACACGGCCCAGTCGGCAGGCGCCTACACCGTTGACGGCGACGTCAGCGACTGGGTGCAGGTCTCGGGCAACGCCTCCACCTACGGCGACAACACCGTCGAGGACACCGGCGGCGCCTGGCAGTTCATCTCCGACTCCGGCAACGCGTGGTACGCCGCGCAGGTCGCCGCCGGGCGATCAGAAGCCGACATCAAGGCGCAGCTGGCGTCATTCGACGTCTGGGACCGCTACGACTACGACAGCGACGGCAACTTCGACGAGTCGGACGGGTACCTGGACCACTTCCAGGCGGTGCACGCCGGCGAGGGCGAGGACGGCAACGGCGGCGAGGACGCGATCTGGTCGCACCGCTGGTACGTCAACCAGACCGACTACGGCCTGACCGGCCCGACGGTCAACGGCACGCAGGTGCGCTTCGGCGGCGCCCAGATCGGCAACACCGGCTACTGGATCGGCGACTACACCGTCGAGCCGGAGAACGGCGGGCTCGGCGTGTTCGCCCACGAGTTCGGCCACGACCTCGGCCTGCCGGACCTGTACGACACCAACGGCGGCGACAACGGCACCGGCTTCTGGACCATCATGTCCGCCGGGTCATGGCTCAGCCACGGCACGGTCGACATCGGCAGCACGCCGGACCACATGGGTCCCTGGGAGAAGCTGCAGTTGGGCTGGCTGTCCTACTCGGTGGTGTCCCCGGGGCAGAACGGCAGTTACACGCTGAGCCCGGCGGCTGTCCAGACCACCGGGCAGGCCCAAGCGCTGGTCGTCGATGTGCCCGATCAGGCTGTCCAGAAGACCCTGGCCACGCCGCATTCAGGCAGCTACGCCTGGTGGACTTCCAGCGCCGACGACCTCAACACGACGCTGACCCGCAGCCTCAACCTGAGCGGTGTGCGCACCGCGACGGTGCAGGCCAGCGCCTGGTATGACATCGAGGACGGCTATGACTACCTGCACGCCGAGTACTCGACGAACAATGGGTCCACCTGGACCGAGGTCGGCAGTCCGCTGACCGGATCGTCCAACGGACGCTGGGGCACCTTGAGATACTCCGTCCCTGGTGGTCAGCAGACGCTGTTCCGGTTCCGTTTCCAGAGCGACAGCGGCGTGCACCTGGCCAACGCGTTCCTCGACGACATCACGGTGAAGTCCGGTGGCGCCACGCTGCTGACCGACAACGTCGAGTCCGGTGACAACGGCTGGAGCGCCGTGGGCGGGTTCAAGCGCAGCACCGGCACCGAGTCGACGAGCGGAGACCGGTACTACCTCGCCGAGAACCGCGCCTACGTCGGCTACGACGCGACGCTGCGGACCGGGCCGTACCAGTTCAGCCGGGGCATCACGGCGCCGAACTACGTCGAGCGGTTCCCGTACCAGGACGGCATGCTCGTGTGGGCCGTGGACGAGACCTACACCGACAACAACACCGTCGACCACCAGGGTCACGGGTTGGCGCTGCCGGTCGACGCGCGGCCGGCGCCGTTCACCTACTCCGACGGCACCATGCCGGGCAACCGGCGCCAGCCCTTCGACGCCACCTTCGGGCTGCAGGCGACCGACGCGGTCGCATTGCACAAGGAGGTCACAGTGGGCACCGGAAAGAACGCGACGGTCCAGACGTTGACGGCCTCGGCCCCCTCGAACGCGGGTATCCCGACCTTCACCGACTCCGTTCGCGACGCGTACTGGTCCTCGGCCAACCCGCTGTCATCGGCGCTGGTCGCAGGGCACGGTGTGAAGATCACCGTGACCAGCCAGGTGACCAACGGGGCGCTCACCGTGACGGTGAACAACCCGGTGGCCTAA
- a CDS encoding SDR family NAD(P)-dependent oxidoreductase, whose product MSSSVGAVVVTGCSSGIGQATAALLARRGHTVYATARQRQSLAALEAAGCRTLSLDVTDEDSMRAAVDTVVSEAGAVGALVNNAGYSQSGALETLALDDVRRQFETNVFGLLRMCQLVLPSMRQQGRGRIVNVSSMGANFTFPGGGSYHATKYAVEALSDALRFEVAGFGVGVSIVQPGIIRTSFSERAVAEVPKPAAEAGPYDDFNASVARATQTVYEQGALARLGGDAEDVAKVIARAITARRAPIRVRVTPSAHYLVNQRRLMPDRVWDRFLRTQFPTPAVASVPPQPAPAAES is encoded by the coding sequence ATGTCGTCATCGGTCGGCGCGGTCGTGGTGACCGGTTGCTCCTCCGGCATCGGCCAGGCCACCGCCGCGCTGCTGGCCCGTCGAGGGCACACCGTGTACGCCACAGCCCGTCAGCGGCAGAGCCTGGCGGCGTTGGAGGCAGCGGGCTGCCGGACCCTGTCGCTCGACGTCACCGACGAGGACTCGATGCGCGCCGCGGTCGACACCGTCGTGTCCGAGGCCGGCGCGGTCGGGGCCCTGGTCAACAACGCCGGCTACTCCCAGTCCGGCGCATTGGAGACCCTGGCCCTGGACGACGTCCGCCGCCAGTTCGAGACCAACGTCTTCGGCCTGCTGCGCATGTGCCAGCTCGTCCTGCCGTCCATGCGACAGCAAGGCAGGGGACGGATCGTCAACGTGTCCTCGATGGGGGCGAACTTCACCTTCCCCGGCGGCGGCTCCTACCACGCCACCAAATACGCCGTCGAGGCGTTGTCCGACGCTCTCCGGTTCGAGGTCGCCGGGTTCGGCGTCGGCGTGAGCATCGTTCAGCCAGGGATCATCAGGACATCGTTCAGCGAGCGAGCCGTCGCCGAAGTGCCCAAGCCCGCCGCCGAGGCCGGGCCCTACGACGACTTCAACGCCAGCGTGGCCCGAGCCACTCAGACCGTGTACGAGCAGGGAGCGCTGGCCAGGCTCGGCGGTGACGCCGAGGACGTCGCCAAGGTGATCGCCCGCGCCATCACCGCTCGGCGTGCCCCCATCCGGGTGCGGGTCACCCCGTCGGCGCACTACCTGGTCAACCAGCGCCGGTTGATGCCCGACCGGGTCTGGGACCGTTTCCTGCGCACCCAATTCCCGACCCCCGCAGTCGCAAGCGTGCCACCGCAGCCGGCTCCAGCTGCAGAGAGCTGA
- a CDS encoding GNAT family N-acetyltransferase, producing MSIEVKPATLARFDDVAFMLGPKNPQSSVCWCLSHRVDSKTNRELVGPARGEFVRELCGREISPGVLAYEGDVVVGWAAVAPRSELPFARSRKIPHVDDLPVWSVWCIRVRPGHRGRGISHALLDGAVAYARSEHAPAVEGYPVDNQGAKVDLTTAYVGTRKLFERAGFTKAADTGAVSGGFPRVLMRLDLLPAVV from the coding sequence GTGAGCATCGAGGTCAAGCCCGCGACACTGGCACGCTTCGATGATGTCGCGTTCATGCTCGGGCCGAAGAACCCTCAATCCTCGGTGTGCTGGTGCCTGAGCCACCGGGTGGACTCCAAGACCAATCGGGAGCTCGTCGGACCGGCCCGGGGCGAGTTCGTCCGCGAGCTCTGCGGCCGCGAGATCTCGCCAGGCGTGCTGGCCTACGAAGGTGACGTCGTCGTCGGGTGGGCCGCGGTGGCGCCGCGATCGGAGCTGCCCTTCGCCAGGTCCAGAAAGATCCCGCACGTCGATGACCTGCCGGTCTGGTCGGTGTGGTGCATCCGAGTGCGTCCTGGCCACCGCGGCAGGGGGATCTCACACGCCTTGCTCGACGGCGCGGTCGCCTACGCCCGGTCCGAGCACGCGCCGGCTGTCGAGGGCTATCCGGTGGACAACCAGGGCGCCAAGGTCGACCTCACGACGGCCTATGTGGGCACCCGGAAGCTCTTCGAGCGAGCCGGCTTCACCAAGGCCGCCGACACCGGCGCCGTCTCCGGCGGATTTCCCCGCGTGCTCATGCGGCTGGACCTGCTTCCTGCAGTCGTCTAG
- a CDS encoding class I SAM-dependent methyltransferase, which produces MDQRQAHRRYFDSHAADYDAHTADGAWTPNQYLAGVLRTLAAQDVEVRTALDLGTGTGQTLEVVRAAFPQARLWASDLSPAMLRHAALKAPDAHFEVADISSHVTGLTESFDLVTAVGCLEMVEDLMTVLPRLMPHLNPGGQLRSSHLFTAYHRAGAPVLYELLLIGKG; this is translated from the coding sequence ATGGACCAGAGGCAGGCGCATCGCCGCTACTTCGACTCTCACGCCGCCGATTACGACGCCCACACCGCTGACGGCGCCTGGACTCCGAACCAGTACCTGGCCGGCGTGCTGCGCACGCTCGCAGCGCAGGACGTCGAGGTGCGCACGGCTTTGGATCTGGGGACCGGCACCGGGCAGACGCTGGAGGTCGTCCGCGCCGCCTTCCCGCAGGCGAGGCTGTGGGCCAGCGACCTGTCCCCGGCCATGCTGCGACACGCCGCTCTCAAGGCGCCCGACGCGCACTTCGAGGTCGCCGACATCTCCAGTCACGTCACCGGGTTGACCGAGTCCTTCGACCTCGTCACCGCCGTCGGATGCCTGGAGATGGTCGAGGACCTGATGACAGTGCTGCCACGGCTGATGCCTCACCTCAACCCCGGCGGCCAACTGCGCTCCAGCCACCTGTTCACCGCCTACCACCGCGCCGGCGCGCCCGTGCTGTACGAGCTGTTGCTGATCGGCAAAGGGTGA
- a CDS encoding VOC family protein yields the protein MTLSNSSLPRFHLAVPVDDLAAARRFYGEVLGLAQGRSADTWVDWNLHGHQFVTHLVPHRAERVHNPVDGHDVPVPHFGLLLQVAQFQELADRLRAAGAEFVIEPYLRFEGQAGEQWTMFLLDPAGNALEFKAFADDAQVFAV from the coding sequence GTGACCCTCTCGAACTCATCGCTTCCTCGCTTCCACCTGGCAGTGCCGGTCGACGACCTGGCCGCGGCGCGGCGCTTCTACGGCGAGGTGCTGGGTTTGGCTCAGGGTCGCAGCGCCGACACCTGGGTGGACTGGAACCTGCACGGCCACCAGTTCGTCACGCACCTGGTTCCGCACCGCGCCGAGCGGGTCCATAACCCAGTCGACGGCCACGACGTGCCGGTGCCGCACTTCGGGCTTCTCTTGCAGGTAGCTCAGTTCCAGGAGCTCGCTGACCGGCTGCGGGCAGCAGGCGCGGAGTTCGTCATCGAGCCGTACCTGCGTTTCGAGGGTCAGGCCGGCGAGCAGTGGACGATGTTCCTCCTCGACCCGGCGGGCAACGCCTTGGAGTTCAAGGCCTTCGCTGACGACGCCCAGGTCTTCGCCGTCTGA
- a CDS encoding serine hydrolase domain-containing protein, translating into MVGQDTLDYYRGWLGYRRWFLRVPGVQVCVAQDGQRRLSAALGYADEPARTPLTERHLFRIASHSKTFTAVLALRLVEQGRLRLDDPVAAHVPGLVGSALAQITLRELLSHGGGVIRDSEDGDFWQLTRPYPDREELTRLAAEPSAAVLPRHERFKYSNIAYGVLGLVIEQVTGAAFDEAIQQQILDPLGLSDTGPELTAERREEFAAGHSALSYAPERAVIDHVDTAALGPATGFFSTATELASFYSALLPDEDRLLSHDSSRQLRHRQWDVKEAESGYGLGVFLNRVGEHELFGHSGGYPGHITRTLACPKRRTVVSVLTNAIDGPAEPLAMALFRLMDLAESASHQPAPDGARFTGRFSTLWGVQDVALLGGRLFGINPLIANPAEDPVALEVLDDSTLKMVSGPGGGSIGELARYEFEPDGSIRSVRGGSGMTMRPFEPPAS; encoded by the coding sequence ATGGTCGGGCAGGACACTCTGGACTACTACCGCGGCTGGCTGGGCTACCGACGCTGGTTCCTGCGGGTTCCCGGCGTCCAGGTCTGCGTGGCCCAGGACGGCCAGCGACGCCTGTCGGCGGCGCTGGGCTACGCCGACGAGCCGGCCCGCACGCCGCTCACCGAACGGCATCTGTTCCGGATCGCCTCGCATTCCAAGACATTCACCGCCGTGCTGGCGCTGCGGCTGGTCGAGCAGGGCCGGCTGCGGCTCGATGATCCGGTCGCCGCGCACGTGCCAGGCCTGGTGGGCAGCGCCCTGGCCCAGATCACCCTGCGGGAGCTTCTCAGCCACGGCGGCGGGGTGATCCGCGACAGCGAGGACGGCGACTTCTGGCAGCTGACGCGCCCCTATCCCGACCGGGAGGAGTTGACGCGGCTAGCGGCCGAACCCTCGGCGGCAGTGCTGCCCCGGCACGAGCGGTTCAAGTACTCCAACATCGCCTACGGCGTGCTCGGCCTGGTGATCGAGCAGGTGACCGGCGCCGCCTTCGACGAAGCGATCCAGCAACAGATCCTCGACCCGCTCGGCCTGTCCGACACAGGCCCAGAACTCACCGCCGAGCGAAGAGAGGAGTTCGCCGCCGGGCACAGCGCGCTCTCCTACGCTCCCGAGCGAGCGGTGATCGACCACGTCGACACCGCCGCCCTCGGGCCGGCCACCGGATTCTTCTCCACCGCCACCGAGCTGGCGAGCTTCTACAGCGCCCTGCTGCCTGATGAGGACCGGCTGCTCAGTCACGATTCCTCGCGCCAGCTGCGGCACCGGCAGTGGGACGTCAAGGAGGCGGAGTCGGGCTACGGGCTGGGCGTGTTCCTGAACCGGGTCGGCGAGCACGAGTTGTTCGGCCACAGCGGCGGCTATCCCGGGCACATCACCAGAACCCTCGCCTGCCCTAAGCGCCGCACCGTGGTGTCGGTGCTGACCAACGCCATCGACGGGCCGGCTGAGCCGCTGGCCATGGCGCTGTTCCGCCTGATGGACCTGGCCGAATCGGCCTCGCACCAGCCTGCGCCGGACGGCGCCAGGTTCACCGGCCGGTTCTCCACCCTGTGGGGAGTGCAGGATGTCGCGTTGCTCGGCGGCCGGCTGTTCGGGATCAACCCCCTGATCGCCAACCCGGCCGAGGACCCGGTGGCGCTTGAAGTCCTCGACGACAGCACGCTGAAGATGGTCAGCGGGCCAGGCGGCGGCTCGATCGGCGAGCTGGCGCGCTACGAGTTCGAGCCGGACGGCTCGATCAGGTCGGTACGCGGTGGCAGCGGCATGACCATGCGCCCGTTCGAGCCACCCGCCAGCTGA
- a CDS encoding alpha/beta fold hydrolase, with protein MSEDVELLVPLQASGSRPPLFCVHPVSGSAYAYSGLVRLLDADQPVYGFEAPGFDNDRAPVDNMERLSEQYCDLLLEFQPTGDFQLLGWSFGGALAFDMAVRLTAAGAHVARLVIVDATLPTTTEFPPEKAVVTRFLYDLAGMSGVAHEDFVRAIADAPDSAEPAELFTRVERAELLPEEIDAEMLLSRYVTFRAHLHALYTHEITADYHGDAMHIRAGDSIREYMRWDKVSPNLTELVVPGDHYSIWTGDSLTELGRAVDDYLLP; from the coding sequence GTGTCTGAGGACGTCGAACTACTCGTACCGCTGCAAGCCTCGGGGAGCAGGCCACCGCTGTTCTGCGTTCACCCCGTCTCGGGGTCTGCCTACGCCTACAGCGGCCTGGTGCGGTTGCTCGACGCCGACCAACCGGTCTACGGCTTCGAGGCGCCCGGCTTTGACAACGACCGCGCCCCGGTCGACAACATGGAGCGGTTGTCCGAGCAGTACTGCGACCTCCTGCTGGAATTCCAGCCGACCGGTGACTTCCAGTTGCTCGGCTGGTCCTTCGGCGGCGCGCTCGCCTTCGACATGGCGGTCCGGCTGACCGCTGCCGGCGCGCACGTGGCCCGGCTCGTGATCGTGGACGCCACCCTGCCCACAACAACTGAGTTTCCGCCGGAGAAGGCCGTGGTCACCAGGTTCTTGTACGACCTGGCGGGGATGTCAGGGGTGGCGCACGAAGACTTCGTCCGGGCGATCGCCGACGCGCCTGACAGCGCCGAACCCGCGGAGTTGTTCACCCGGGTGGAGCGTGCCGAGTTGCTGCCCGAGGAGATTGACGCGGAGATGCTGCTGAGCCGCTACGTCACCTTCCGAGCTCATCTTCACGCGCTCTACACCCATGAGATCACCGCTGACTACCACGGCGACGCGATGCACATCAGGGCCGGGGACTCGATCCGGGAGTACATGCGGTGGGACAAGGTGAGCCCGAATCTCACCGAGCTGGTGGTGCCCGGAGATCATTACTCGATCTGGACGGGAGACTCGCTCACCGAGCTGGGCCGCGCCGTCGACGACTACCTGTTGCCCTAG
- a CDS encoding VOC family protein — translation MGLRIQCLCIQTSDPARLAAFWQSALDWRRTHAEDDEVVLEPPAGSPEDGVAPDLLFLRVPEEKAGKNRLHLDLRPQDQDAEVARLEELGARRLDVGQGSGVSWVVMGDPDGNEFCVLRALTRQELADHHAEVG, via the coding sequence ATGGGCCTACGCATCCAGTGCTTGTGCATCCAGACCTCTGACCCTGCTCGTCTTGCCGCCTTCTGGCAGTCGGCCTTGGACTGGCGCCGCACGCATGCCGAGGACGATGAGGTCGTGCTCGAGCCACCGGCCGGCAGCCCCGAGGACGGCGTCGCGCCGGATTTGTTGTTCCTACGCGTGCCCGAGGAGAAGGCCGGCAAGAACCGCCTGCACCTGGACCTCCGGCCACAGGACCAGGACGCTGAGGTGGCCAGGCTGGAGGAGCTGGGCGCCCGGCGCCTCGACGTGGGCCAGGGCTCGGGTGTCAGTTGGGTCGTGATGGGCGATCCGGATGGGAACGAGTTCTGCGTGCTGCGAGCGCTCACTCGACAAGAGCTCGCAGACCATCACGCAGAGGTGGGCTGA
- a CDS encoding cellulase family glycosylhydrolase — MKYPANHMLGAQRNGVNHVSMNLGAFDRAAGPVRGTDYPTYDNALLDWYQTKGMTSARLMFTWEAAQSTLGGPVPAPGANYAAYWADLTGLVTRFLARGMAVTLAPWQYNAASGDTDVVYGGAAFTPTDFADFWAKFAVAVNAATGNDQRVAFDLMNEPHTHAESGDKPGDVGISLTGWFDSAQAAITAIRAAGAANVIFVPGMAYTAASSFVSNGSAARWSTLVDPLANLAVTVHCYSGLGLTSPTALSDACGATVNWARANGVKVQVGEIAIDAGPNGRPSFGSTFAIAQAQWSDWQRFCLANDDVLIGWNWWGNSAPGWWNQGDSQDPNGHHWALTLDNGASQTVYTTLIESTFGTPRLTLRDNLADPGSGPNATTSIGWESPDIWVRQSADGVLVGEPILGGQPSAVYVRLTNRGSGAYPGSSSGTDVVRLHWAKAGAGLSWPQPWDGANPAQGGLVAPPQAIGAIAAGQQTLLTFAWPSTPNPADYPGDDGHFCLLAVVSKAAASPFEGFQGPNLNQNALTFSHVGWRNIHIVPVAADWLGELVVANHADWEVVTEIAFEPLDRWARPVDPLDGWLALAPRGDVALERVRGLATLADHLEPVGHGMYRVIDPAAGITGLALGPGEELPFRLGFIPEAERAGHAALRVTQYAVDNDARVPVGGQTYVFGELAEWTEAQPTVA, encoded by the coding sequence GTGAAGTATCCGGCGAACCACATGCTCGGCGCGCAGCGCAATGGCGTGAACCACGTGTCCATGAACCTCGGCGCCTTCGATCGGGCGGCCGGGCCGGTACGCGGCACCGATTACCCCACCTATGACAATGCCCTGCTCGACTGGTACCAGACCAAGGGGATGACCTCGGCACGGCTGATGTTCACGTGGGAGGCGGCCCAGTCGACGCTCGGCGGTCCGGTGCCGGCGCCTGGCGCGAATTACGCCGCCTACTGGGCTGACCTGACCGGCCTGGTCACCCGGTTCCTGGCCCGGGGCATGGCAGTCACGCTCGCTCCCTGGCAGTACAACGCCGCGTCCGGGGACACCGACGTCGTCTACGGCGGCGCGGCGTTCACCCCTACCGATTTCGCCGACTTCTGGGCCAAGTTCGCCGTAGCCGTGAACGCGGCGACCGGCAATGACCAGCGGGTGGCCTTCGACCTGATGAACGAGCCGCACACGCACGCCGAATCCGGCGACAAGCCCGGCGATGTCGGGATCAGCTTGACCGGGTGGTTCGACAGCGCCCAGGCAGCGATCACGGCGATCCGCGCGGCCGGGGCGGCCAACGTCATCTTCGTGCCCGGCATGGCGTACACCGCCGCGAGCTCGTTTGTCAGCAACGGCAGCGCAGCGCGATGGTCGACCCTCGTGGACCCCTTGGCCAACCTCGCGGTCACCGTGCACTGCTACTCGGGCTTGGGCCTCACCAGCCCGACGGCGCTCAGTGACGCGTGCGGCGCCACCGTCAACTGGGCGCGCGCCAACGGCGTCAAGGTGCAGGTCGGTGAGATCGCGATCGACGCCGGGCCGAACGGAAGGCCTTCTTTCGGAAGCACGTTCGCCATCGCCCAGGCGCAGTGGAGCGACTGGCAGCGATTCTGCCTGGCCAACGACGACGTCCTCATCGGCTGGAACTGGTGGGGGAACTCCGCGCCCGGGTGGTGGAACCAGGGCGACTCCCAGGATCCGAATGGACACCATTGGGCCCTCACTCTCGACAACGGCGCCAGCCAGACCGTTTACACCACCCTGATCGAGTCGACCTTCGGCACACCGCGCCTGACGTTGCGCGACAACCTGGCCGACCCGGGATCGGGCCCCAACGCCACGACCTCGATCGGCTGGGAGAGCCCTGACATCTGGGTCCGGCAGAGCGCCGACGGCGTGCTGGTCGGCGAGCCGATCCTGGGCGGGCAACCGAGTGCGGTCTATGTGCGCCTGACCAATCGGGGCAGCGGAGCCTATCCGGGCTCGAGCTCGGGCACGGACGTGGTGCGGCTGCACTGGGCCAAGGCGGGCGCCGGGCTGTCCTGGCCGCAGCCGTGGGACGGCGCCAACCCGGCCCAGGGCGGCCTGGTCGCGCCGCCCCAAGCCATCGGGGCGATCGCTGCCGGGCAGCAGACCCTGTTGACGTTCGCGTGGCCCTCGACTCCCAACCCCGCTGACTATCCGGGCGACGACGGGCACTTCTGCCTGTTGGCGGTGGTGTCGAAGGCCGCCGCGTCGCCGTTCGAGGGCTTTCAGGGCCCCAACCTCAACCAGAACGCCCTGACCTTCAGCCACGTGGGCTGGCGCAACATCCACATCGTGCCCGTCGCCGCTGACTGGCTCGGAGAGCTCGTCGTGGCCAACCACGCCGACTGGGAGGTGGTCACCGAGATCGCCTTCGAGCCGTTGGACAGGTGGGCACGGCCAGTCGATCCGCTCGACGGCTGGCTCGCGCTGGCGCCCCGCGGCGACGTCGCACTGGAACGGGTTCGCGGCCTCGCCACGCTCGCCGACCATCTGGAACCCGTGGGGCACGGGATGTACCGGGTGATAGATCCCGCGGCCGGCATCACCGGCCTGGCGCTCGGCCCGGGAGAGGAACTGCCGTTCCGTCTCGGCTTCATCCCCGAAGCCGAGCGCGCTGGACACGCCGCCTTGCGAGTCACCCAGTACGCCGTGGACAACGACGCTCGCGTCCCGGTCGGCGGGCAGACCTACGTGTTCGGCGAGCTGGCCGAGTGGACCGAGGCCCAGCCCACCGTGGCTTAG